In Uranotaenia lowii strain MFRU-FL chromosome 2, ASM2978415v1, whole genome shotgun sequence, one genomic interval encodes:
- the LOC129742519 gene encoding RNA-binding protein 25-like: MKKLPSKTMPKAKKMNLDEMVVVSDAETEPESKSQTEPEPKGLPPAKRPKARRKKRKTKAELKALNRERARKIRDTESAEARSIRLEKLRLAQRARLENETPKERERRLQRANFKIANRQIDETPIGRLERLEKLREYQRRRLEKETPEARKERLRKMREYSYQRRGVDASEVKKTTRSLKLVIKLKPGTKTGPQKPEKTKSRSTGEKSLNKTKVTNAKNNQPRKKKG, from the coding sequence atgaaaaaattaCCATCGAAAACAATGCCAAAAGCCAAAAAGATGAATTTGGATGAAATGGTAGTGGTGTCGGATGCAGAGACTGAACCCGAATCTAAATCTCAAACTGAACCTGAACCCAAAGGCCTACCTCCTGCTAAGAGGCCGAAAGCAAGACGaaagaaacgaaaaactaaggctGAACTGAAAGCGTTAAATCGTGAACGGGCCAGAAAAATCCGGGATACAGAAAGTGCGGAGGCTCGGTCAATCCGTTTGGAAAAGCTACGCCTGGCCCAAAGAGCTCGTTTGGAAAACGAAACTCCCAAGGAACGTGAGAGACGGTTGCAACGAGCCAATTTCAAAATAGCTAACCGTCAAATAGATGAAACGCCCATTGGCCGGTTGGAAAGATTGGAAAAACTGCGGGAATATCAACGGCGCCGTCTGGAGAAGGAAACTCCTGAAGCCAGAAAGGAACGATTGAGGAAAATGCGTGAATACTCCTACCAACGTCGTGGTGTTGATGCTTCTGAGGTGAAAAAAacaacccgcagcttgaagttGGTAATCAAACTGAAACCGGGGACAAAAACAGGTCcacaaaaaccagaaaaaacaaaaagtcgTTCGACGGGAGAAAAATCCTTGAATAAAACTAAGGTAACAAACGCAAAAAATAACCAGCCGCGAAAGAAAAAGGGATAA